GAAATTAGGTGCACAGATCAACCTCGAGCCAAGGATCAACTGATTAGACTTTGGTGGGAATCCAGACCACAGTTTCTCCACAGAATCTTATTCTTGTTGAGCCACATAATCATTGAATtgaataaatacagaaagaatATCAATTCCAAATTCTGGAGATAATTTTTTTCAGCCTCTCTCATAACATGTTAGTGTTGCCAGCTTTCAATATTCTTGCTCTCtgatttatttgaaaaacagacaaaatggtTGGTTGAAAACACTTCAGGCGCCCAGAGAgccgctacacacacacacgactctATTGGAACCAGACTCACGGAGCTGAGCTCACTAAATGGAATCAGGCCGATTATTCAATCGGTCAGTTCCTGCGTGGAGGGATTTATAAGAGCTGAGAGCtcagtgcagacacacacacacactcacacacacacacacacacacaatcggCATCCATCAGTCCCGTCTTAACACTGAGATCACTTACCAAAAGCTGCAGTACAAATCTAATAAAGGTTCCATTATAGCTGCCTCTTTTCAGCTCTCAGTCTCCCTCTCagtatctgtctctctctctctctctctctctctctcttttctttctgtctgtctctttgtctctctgtctcacctgtgCCAGGTTGTCTGTAGATCTGCAGAGTGGCAGGAGTCGGTCTTCTGCGACGGATCTGaggtaaacacacaaatacacacaaatacgcTCTTTATTCAGGATTTAAATTGAGACGGTAAAAAGTGGTATATTCAAtgtttcaaaacacaaaattaagCTCATGGACTaaataaatgtcaatttaaagTTCCAGCTGGAACTATTAGTCGTAGCtgtaaaatcacacaaacactaaTTGAGAACACGTCTTGAAAACTAAAAACGTTAAAAAGAAAATTTGCTCCattatcctttaaaatgtaattctcCACTTACTTAAAGTGTTTACTtaattaaagcttttaaaagcTTTCCCTCACACTGTACTGCCAATGGCAACACTTACTATTGCAGCTAACAACAACCACTCTTCAATGTTTTTATCtgattcttttaaaatgttgtatttaaaaggacatttttatttagttttcccAACATTAACCTTAGAAACTATAATCCCAACGATATACAGGAACATTTCACTGACTGTTTCCAATACTTGTTACAATGATCACTTCATAATATTTACACTAGATAGATTAGATTTAACCcacttttccttttaaaaaacataaaaccatttCAGTTTACTGTGCTCGGCTCTGCCTCCAGACGCAgggaacaacaacaacaacgctACACTGCAGGAATATAAATGGTTATCGTCATCCTGGTCGCCCCCACCGGCAGAGGAGACTTGGTTTACAAGATGGTATCTCATAAAACCGTCGCTAAAACATATCTTTAACTCCTGGAAAACGTTGTACTGACTGTTTCCAACACAAGACTCCCCAAACGGACACAGAGGGGCCCTAATCTGTCACTGTTCATTACCAGCTTCCTTAGAAATGAACGACTTCCGCTTTCCATCGAATAAACAGTTCATTAAGACGTCAGCGAAGCAAAGACCAGTTATCCAACACTCACGTCTTACAGAGAGCAGCTTCAACTCCCTGAAGCGACGTTTTAAGATCGTATGAAAGACCAACTTCTGTTTACTGGAGGTGCAGTTAAAGGATAATTACACCACAAATCATACTTGCTTTGCTTTGCCCACCTTTACGTCAGAAAGGTCAGTCAGTTAGTGATGTCCTgcctttcaaataaaaaaaaaaccccaagaGAACAGGCGTAAACCTGTCGCAGTCCATGACGAGAGTAAATTTAACTTTAACCAGAAAGGTGGAGTGATAAAATGTTAGTCATGTTTCAATCATCAGCTACCTATAAAGTAAACAAGGAAAAGCACATAGATGAATTGTGAttacaggaagaggaaggaatatttatattttaactttttaatatttcataaaatatattCCTTAAGAAATTTTAAACAGTGAAATTTGACAGCCACTATGCTGAAAACACTTCAGAAATGCAGAATACATTgtcagcaggtgtgtttttagAGTGTTAAATAGCTTTCTTTGGGTATTTTTGGGTGTGTTGTTATCTGCTTacaagacaaacacaagaaTATGACCTCTTCAAAGTGTTGGCCAACAGACACAAACCAGCtcgcaaaacacacaaaacactgaaatatgtcACATGCCCCGTAGCTCAAATATGACAGACCCATTAAACACACATTCTGTCACCAAGATACACAAACAGCAGTTTTCACAAGAGCGACTTGGTGCACGTATGCTGGtctgcacccacacacactaaatTCCGGACAAGACTCACAAGAACACAGATAGAAGCCCCATTCAGCCCTCACATGCATGAACCCACACGGTCCCCCCTCTCtcttgcatacacacacacacacacacacacacacacacacacacacacatgctcggATACACTCACATGTTCGGCGGCCTGCGGGTCCAGCTGTCCCTGCAGCGGAGGCACCGCAAACTGGATCTTCTTTGGACTGCTGGGCTCCATTATTACTGACtgagagatagaaagaaagacagacagaaagagagagagagtgtgtgtgtgtgtgtatgtgtgtgtgtgtgtgtgtgtgtgtgtgtcaaggagggagggagtagagagggagggagtggtCTTCTCTCCCCCGGCAGGGTCCATTATCACTAATTGACAGActtggagagagaaagaatagtaGCCTAGTCACTGCAGCATTTTCCAAAACATACCATCTTATATAGGATGAAAGTCATCAGAAAtatgttcactacttgttttttcaaattttgtcACACAATTCTGGTGTTTTTAGTgattttaattcagtttaaatcCAACTTTTAGTTCCATTAAACATGGGTACAGTACAACCAAACATAACTTCCTCATTCCAAGATAGTGCCACCTGCCTGAAAATCATTTTCTAAAGAGTACGGCTGAAATTACTTTTCACcgtcgattaatcagttaatatttttgtctataaaaggtcagaaaatagtgaaaaatacacattataatttcccagagtcagtGTTGGCGTCTTTAATCAGTTTACTGACATGAATGACAATGAAAAGCATCATATCAtcatgtttgagaagctgaaaccagcgaATTTTagcatatttgcttaaaaaaaatgactatgactattattcaattatcaaaatagttgctgattaattttctgaccatcaactaattgactaatcgttgcagctctacagatATTTAAGGTGTAGACTGTTGTAGTAAAAGATCATTTAAGTACTGTAACCATTGTAACGATGTACATCTGGACTGTACTGGAGGTTTAGCCTTGATTTAAGCGTCACCTGTGGGAGGAGCTACAGGTGTTTTTATGCTGCGGTCTCGTCATGTCGGATGGACGGGAATGATCGGAGAGATTCCCATTTTAAGGATTTGTGTGTTCTCGTTATCTGACGACTCAGGGAGGTTGTATGATAACTGAGTTGGTCGTATGAGGGTTTGAAATACTGTCTATTGACGAAATTACatccattaaatttgggtttaataATATTGAATGATGGGTTTTGGCTGACATGAggcgtccatgtttgtttggttttcaagCACTTGTGTTTTAAGTGCCAAGTCGGAGCTTTCAGTCATAACTGCGACTTGGAGATTGACGTGAACGCTCTTTACAAGTCAGAAACTTGTAATTACGGTAACTCTGATTTGACATGTGCGCTGCATTAGTTTGCTTTATACGTGCACTTAAATAGGAACTCTGCTGAATTTACAAAGTTTCTAAGTGTTGTgttactgcatatgtgaaaataCAAAGTCTTCTGTGTCTGATCagttgcctcaagtgatgtcacgtAAGTCAGCATAAATTGGGGCTGAAAACAGgttttaaaaatttttaaaaaatctagaagagtggagttagaaagaagtgagattACCAGACCTCTGCAGCCTCTCATCTCTGCTGCAGGCTAGCAGCTGCAGGCTACATTAGcagctactagcataacacacacGAATCCCCTAATCGGACTGTCGGCGGTCGAGTTTCactgataaaaaacaaagacgatatgtctggttctgctgcatctaTTTTAATCCTTTTTCTTCAATTGAAATGCTAAATCAGTGCAGTTCTCTTTTAAGTCAAATCAGCTTTCTGTCGTAACCTGATTTGTTTAGAGATAAGAGAAACCTGATTTCCTCCGCTAGATTTCTCTTGAAGTTAGATTTCTTGGCCATTTGAAAGCATGACCGGGGTTATAATCAACTTTTTATAAGActatgtgcatgtaaacatgtgATCAACAATTTTTTATAGCATACCATAAACATAAACTACAAGCTTTCAGACTCTGTGCAGTTTTTATACCACTAATAGTGCTAACAGAGCAGCGTTTTTGGGAGTGGGCCCCCATTTTGTTAGTATCTCGTGCACACAGAGCGTGACAATGCAATCCACTCTCCTGCTGCCACTTTATGGCTTTTCAACAATTAAAGGTAGTAAAACACCAAGAAATGTAGCAGTGTGCAAATAAAAGGCAGAGTAGAAGAAGACTGCTAGCAAGCAAACATGATTGTAAATAATGTAGGTTTCAAAATCAgttaatcaaatgttttattttattttttattttttatttaatctttattcaaCCAGGAGAGTCCCGTTGATATTAAGAATCTCTTTTTTGAGGGAGACCTGGCAgcagcacaaataaaaacacataattatagacaaaacacacacattgcatcACCTTTGTTTTGATAAgaaacactaatgaaaacataaatttgtCTGCTTACAAGAAAACTCTGCAGGGTTTAAGTTCATGCCAGTACACTTTAACAGGAATGgttatttttatatactgtttattcTGTATACTGTAAATTTCTATAAAGTCGCAGGAGGTCTGCCCACGGGCttcttcctgaagctgaccaatcaggaCAGAGcggaccttaaagagacaggagctaaaacggcctgtttcagacagaggctgaactgaggggctgcataaagggccagtataagataaataaggagtttcttgtaactgtaaatcatgcaaatatattccagtagagccccagaatataaatatacacctggGAATGTGTATGAGACgtcctctttaaaaaaatcagcttgCAGTGACCCGAAAATCTGTTTGGGATTGTGGTGATTGGCAACCACGGTGAACTTTTTGTACGATTAAATTGTTTGTCAAAGCTACGTTCTCCTCAAAACTCCTCAGACTGTTTTGACATCTCTTCCTTATTGTCTGCCAAACAGAAACCTTTTAATGTGATAAAAATGACCAATTTATGCTATTTTCcatgtttactttttcttcGGTTGATTTTCCAAAGAATAATCCGCAGCCACCCATCAAcaacaatttatagcaataacTTCAGAGAGTTAAAATAGTTCCTGCTTGCAACTGCATAACAACATCATAATACCACTTTGACTAAAAATAAAGGAGGCCACTTGTTCACTGAGGGGTTTCCAATGTCAAGCACGTTGTAAATATCTTGTCACACTGCGCTCAGCTGAAGTGACACCGACTGCTGTCTGGAAAGctgtaaatcattaaaaatgtttgttttctgttttaccAAATATTCACTAAAAAGTGCTCAAGATTATTTTAAACAAAGCAGCTTGAGTCAAACTCCTACTACTGTAATGTGGATTTTTGCAAAATAATTTCACATTATATTAAACAAATAGATACAACAACATTTGAAGATTATTGCACTTTATGTAAACCCTGTTGGTCATTCAAAAGTGATCTATAAGTAAGGGACATAGAGGCAGTTTTATTGATTATAGGGAGCAGAAGGGATGCAGAAGACACCTGCATTATGTGAAATATATTGAATTTGATTTTTActagtaaacaaacagaaaaggagTAAGAGAAAGTTTTCCCCCTCTCTATCTTGCCTTGtattcccttttcctctctctccgtctctgccGTGTCCATTTGCATTTTCTACCCCCAACTCAGAAACCTGCATCCTCTCCCGGCGATGacatcaatgtgtgtgtgtgtgtgtgtgtgttggcttaTGTGTTGGCAGTCGTAGTGGAAACACTTTGTCTCAGTGGAGACATCTGGAGAGACTTAGTGGCTACTGTAGGTGGAACAAACCGCACACACATCATACAAAGAgcctcttgtgtttttctgtggcAAACAAGCACCTGCAGTTTCAGCTCATTATCAGAGTCTGACGCGGTCGACTTCCTCCGGTTAGAAATGATGTGAGATTCTGGACGCAGATATTAacttaaacaatatttttcttgtaggacatgttcacaatttttcacagtgtgtcttaaaacatcagtcaggtgtccatatgaacactgaaagaggtttttcctcgctgtaatcattcctcctgttcatactggctgttaaaacatccttcaaatgcgctttcaatggaagtgatggaggccaaaatccacagtgtgtccacacagtcatttaaaagttgatgtgaagcttatatgaggcttcagcagtctgagttagtcatatcaagtggatgtctgacacatttacagtctttttagcatcaaattccctctttgtgtttcctcggacagtgtttccctgtttagctgcaggtggaagtatagtaacaaaaagagggacattggcactaaaaagactgtaacgttgaaagatatctacttgatttgactcatttggatgctgaagcttcatattagcttcaaataaacttttagactgtggattttgtcctctatcacttccattgtaagtgcatcatgaagggatcttctaatggtcagtatgaacaggagaaattttttaagacagacttgcaAACTTGTGAAACCTTGTGTTTTAAATCATTGTATTGATGGTATTTCTGGTGTcactgagagagaaaggatgtttctctgtttctgttggaCATGTCAGTAACATTTTTTACCAtattggcctgaatataagaTGATATTTTATTCTGGAAGTTACAGACAAGTGCAAGAGCACCAGTGTAGCAGCTCCTACAAAACATGATacattatgggttgtttgtagccttaatgttgccAACGAGTGTATTCGTGTTTGTTTATAGTGAGTCAATCAGCActaaaattgttttgttatgattttctgaaggcttgtgtaacctgtttttctgccacagaggaaataaatttaTTATGAGTTTAAACAAGTCGAGACCTGAATCAACCTTTGGGTAGATGACAGTAACCTGTGGATACAGAGGACAGTGTGAGGTGACATGTGACACACTGGCCCACATAGACTTTTTTTCTCCTAAAACAGTCGGTACAAAAGGAACAGGAAGTGTCACAAACACTCGAAATGACTCCTTGTTTTATCAGAACTGGATCCATTAGCTTCAACAAAACTGTAGAGTTTTAAAGAGACATTCCtgctttttatatatatgtgagGAGACCAGTAGTGGATGAAGTACTCCGATGTAATACCACTAATACTAATACCACAATATACTATATAAAAAAAGTCCTACATTAATAATCCTACTTACAGGACTACAGATGTTttatcagctaaatttacttgAAGCAttagaagtaaaagtactcattttaacaaaaaaatcaccCTGTAAGTTGCATTATTAGTACTGATGCATCAATAtgtgagcagcatgttactgttttaACAGCTTATACACAGTTCGTTAGTTTAGTCCAACCGAGGGGTCGTTCCCCTCCGAAGGGTCACCAGATGAATCTGAGGGGTCGttagatgattaatgggagaggaaagaagaaaaaacaaagttctgatacacaaatctgttctctctgattttttttttgcaaaatattgGATAAAATCAAAAATGACCCAAAAACATGGAAGTCCAGTGAGCCACAACAACTTATTCCACATTTGCGTCTGGTGGGAAACTTTCATTGGAGTGAATGAGGCGCCATCTTGAAACACAATACAAGAAAaattttgttttcctctcataAAGACTTCAGTCTGAGAGGTTTACTCGTACAAATGATCCAAGTCAGATTTAACAAACCTGAACTTCTCTTAAATCActcgtttcagcctgatgaatgtcgACTGTTCATGAGatttgatcattagcataatctACGTCCCTAAAATTGCCATAAAAGGCGACACATTCTGCTCCACTTGTGTGCGAGTTACATAAAAAAATTGTtccaaaagaggaaaataactgctgtcagaaatcagcagacaaaaaaacatgatagaTTTAGAGGAGTCAGTCGTCacgaaacaattagaaaatatgaatccagctgccaacgacgagtcatcagagcagctctgagctgtgagagaaataaagagggaacaATTTGACGTGaaattagatgctaaaaaacatctttataaaGCAAAGTGCTCTGTGATGGGACGTGACAGTCAAacagatattagaggagagaatattatagtctaCAGGTGATGTTACCCTGTCAGCTGTAACACAAGATGATGCTGGACAGAAACACTCTGAAGCAGCTGTTAATAACAACTACTGCgccaaaatatacaaataaaaatcataaaatataaaaagccttccagtaaactggcagccatgatgatgatgatgataacatgGTGAACAGAGTATTAATTTTGTATTAAGTTTGTTTGTTATAGTTAGTATTTTAGTGGATTTTAGAAAAACTCCAAATTCCCTCAGATTGAGACGTTATAATTTGAAGTCAAACAAGTATTTTCTCCCCTTGTGAAGAAAGTTGGACACTATTTGTTCATGACTCGTAAATTTTGTTCATGCCTCAGAGAAAATTCTGGATGCAAGAAATTGATGACTGccataaacttttttttttttttttttttaaatcagttacACATGTctcttaaacctgcagtgtagaacttttacatataaatgaacttCTGTTACATTTAAtccaaacgagttcacacaacgCTGATAAAGCCTgtcactgccagataaatctctctgtatgtTACAGTATACAGAATTTTGAATGCATACCATGACACACCAGATACTTCCACTGGCTGAGCGtctaacttccagttagctcgctgctaacttgaatggggataaaatattttaatcctgcagctcttctagactttccaaatgttattggactgaacagatcaaattctgatagtaaaACGAGTCAATTCGTGGGGGTTGTTTGACACTCAAAACagtttatccaccgttttacagtaGCAACAGAGTAGGCTACAGCAGAGCCTGTGATGTAAGCGCgtgtctgcagtgtttttgaaATTACTCTCTCTGCCAGCAGGGGGAGACAAAGGTCCTGCACGATGCTGACAATCATCTTTTATCACTATAATATCAGTAAAACAAGATAAGAGTTTGATGAggaaagataataaaacaattctGAATGTAAAACTCATACAATCACAACATCTCAAACTCATTATCTCATAGTCAGATCTTTTTTTATTGGAGTTGTCACATATTTAACAGTATAAGTGCTGTAAAATCTCGCTGAGTCACCGCGGTAACTGTCTACTGCCGTGATTACTCAAGCACGTGTGAGGAAAGTGCGTACGGTAACAGTACCAGCATGTTTGCGGGGCGAGTGCGTGCAGATGTGTCTGAGCCTGCAGGATTGAGTGGAGTGTCGGGGggggaaacacaggaagtgagtgcgggggtggtggtggcggtggtggtggcggcAACCTTTGACCCTGAGctaaaagaggagagaagagttGAGGTTGTTGTTGCAGCTGATACTGATGTGACAGCTGATGTGGTGGTTGTTGATGCAGGTGTGGCAGCTGCTGTGGTTGATACTGATGTTGCTGCGATGTTGTTTCTGACCTCCGTTGCCCCGGTAACCCCTGCTGCCACTGCTGAAATGGCTGCGGAGGCGGCGGATTGTTGATTCCTCCTTTACTCTCCTCTGTTttgccctcctctctctcaggcaGGTGCCGGCAGAGCTTGTAGAAGGTGTCGCTGTCGGGTTTCTGCTGCAACACCTGCAGGTTGAGGACGGAGACGACTCTGGGCGGGCGCGGCAGCTGGGACATAGGggtgaggtgatgagtaaaagAGTCGGGCAAGGAGAGGGACTTGACAAGTGGAGCTCTTTGAATCAACTTCTTCGTCCTCTTTTTATCTTCCTGACTCTCTGATGTCTCCCCCGCTTGTCCGTCACCGTCCCGTCCTCCAGATTGCGGCTCTGTAGCGTCTCCTGACACAGCTGAGGGCTCTTCTGTTGCAGGCTTGTCGGGTATTTCATCTAAAACCTGATcagagctgctggagctgcagcTAGACTCTGGTTCTGACTCCAAGTCCGCCTCCAAGTCTTCGTCTGAAGTGCTGGACTCGCTGTCGTCCCCCCACCGGAACTTGGAGTTCTTCTGATGGTTGTAGCAGCCCGCGCAGCGAGCCAGACTGAGGAACTCAGGTCCTGAAGTGGACTGGACAGAGAAGGAGatgacagccaatcagatcgTTAgttgttaaaggggacataacatgctttttgtgattttctgtcatttatatactgttatgatgttggaacatatataaaaatgtgaCCTTCAAGTCAAAATCCGGGGCACAGCCTGCTCTGAAGTTACCTCTACGTCCCCTTCAAACTGACACCAGATCGTTCACTCGACCACTCGCATATTTCAAATCGGTTtcgggctcaaacatgtacagatgtacaCTGTGCGACCTACTGAATATACACATtagtgtttctcctgctggccccgcccacgagtTCCTGCTCCGCCCACAGACTTTACAttgttgtgacatcacaaacctTAAAATCTTTTCTAGGCTTGCGGAAAGCTTTATAActataaaaccttcatggattaaaaaatcataatacaaagagtcataattgaccttatTTGCAGTTGGAGGTGTCCAGTCAACAGTTTTATGTCTCTGTTATCATGGTGATCTATGGGGATTTTTTCGATGCAATACTACGACTGCTCACTGGGAGAAATTGGCAGCAAACCTGAGCAGCGGCGCCGTATCCAGTTTTTTAAATACATCCATAGTTTACCTCCAGAACCACCCGAAGTCTGCTGAGACAGGTGGGCTCATCtggaggcgggccttaaagagacaggagctaatactgcctgtttcagacagaagctgaatcGAGGGGCTGCATAACAGGCcagtacaagataaataaggagttttaattgtaaatcatAAGATATTCCTGTAGAGTGTCAGAATATAACCTGGTAATGTGTCTCCTTTAAGATAGGttgtatatgtatttaaagAGTTTCATGTGAAGTATTAATAGTTACcttttgttttggattttcCACAGGCTGGCTCTCTGTGGAGCCTCCAGAGTCCGAGTGAAGTCCTCGAGACTGGTCTGGATGAGAGAAAAACGACAGGTAACAGAGGAAACATgttgaaacaaacagcagcagaagcagttAGAGAATGAACATTTAtagggaggaagaagaagctTGTTGACTGTTTCTCTCCAGCAGTGTGCAGACGGGACAGATAACAAACACACCATCATTTCTGAGTCCTCCACTTATTGTTACATCAATAATCCTTCAACTACTCTGACAAGACAAACAGTAACTTTTAACTTAACctcttaaaacacaaacaggcagaGAAATAAGCAAACAGAACAGTCACAGTCAACACTGAGCTTCTCATTCAGtttactgcaggtttaaaaatgactaattagTTATTTAGTGAACTGGTGAAGACACAAGTGTCACTGTGAtcacaaatacaaaatgcaCCATTATTTAAATAAGCAAaaggaagcaaaaaaaacatttgaaaaagtcCTGAAGTATTACAGCACCTTCatcttatttcatttcattttttgtactTTGATGATGAAGTCAAATAATGTGTGATTGTTTTAGGTGCAATAGTCAAATTGCTCTAATCAtcaaaaatattacataattgtgagaaaaaacaaataaagtcaaataaattaatgaaattgTTAATACAGTGAAGCCCAACAAGCATCTATGGATCAGTGAAGACAGGAAAGATGTACTAAGTAGTACACACACTAAGTATACTAAATACACACACCTCTGTCTACATCTATATGTACTTAAACACATTCATTTCATCCACTGCCTCCATGATTTCACTCTACACACTGCAGCCATTTAATCCACCTTGTTTCAAAACATTCAGCTTCTCTTCTGCTTCCAATTTTTTCATTACTACCTTCAATTCTCAATATTCTAAATATTTGTCcttttaattcattatttcaGGAGGCATCACATCCGATAATACAGTAGAAATTTTCATCCAATATGATTTTAACATTTGCAAAATATTCCAGCACTGTAGCTCtctttaaaggaccataccagaTATTTAGTCTAATATTTACAGATCATTTATACATTACTGCAAACCATTTCCTAATGAATACTCCAGTGTTAGTACTTGTCTAACTCTAAAAAgctcttttacttttaaataacTTCAATTT
This genomic stretch from Thunnus albacares chromosome 14, fThuAlb1.1, whole genome shotgun sequence harbors:
- the LOC122997154 gene encoding WW domain-binding protein 11-like codes for the protein MDQSRGLHSDSGGSTESQPVENPKQKSTSGPEFLSLARCAGCYNHQKNSKFRWGDDSESSTSDEDLEADLESEPESSCSSSSSDQVLDEIPDKPATEEPSAVSGDATEPQSGGRDGDGQAGETSESQEDKKRTKKLIQRAPLVKSLSLPDSFTHHLTPMSQLPRPPRVVSVLNLQVLQQKPDSDTFYKLCRHLPEREEGKTEESKGGINNPPPPQPFQQWQQGLPGQRRSETTSQQHQYQPQQLPHLHQQPPHQLSHQYQLQQQPQLFSPLLAQGQRLPPPPPPPPPPHSLPVFPPPTLHSILQAQTHLHALAPQTCWYCYRTHFPHTCLSNHGSRQLPR